In Staphylococcus saccharolyticus, one genomic interval encodes:
- the recG gene encoding ATP-dependent DNA helicase RecG: MAKVHLIESPYTLDKIKGIGPKRLTLLEELNIHTVEGLVLYLPTRYEDNTVIDLNQAENQSTVTVQGEVYSPPTVAFFGRNKSKLTVHLMVNNIAVKCIFFNQPYLKKKIELHGVVTVKGKWNRSKQEINGNRMFFNDQTVQDDVQLEPVYRIKEGIKQKQLRDNIRQALEDVVIHEWLSDELREKYKLETLEYTLRTLHHPKDKQNLLKARRTYAFTELFMFELRMQWLNRLEKTSDEAIEINYDIHKVKNFIDSLPFELTDAQKLSVNEIFRDLKAPIRMHRLLQGDVGSGKTVVAAICMYALKTAGYQSALMVPTEILAEQHAESLIELFGDSMNVALLTSSVKGKKRRILLEQLENGTIDCLIGTHALIQDDVIFENIGLVITDEQHRFGVNQRQMLREKGAMTNVLFMTATPIPRTLAISVFGEMDVSSIKQLPKGRKPIITNWAKHEQYNQVLSQMTNELKKGRQAYVICPLIESSEHLEDVQNVVAIYESLQQVYGNKKVGLLHGKLTAEEKDDVMQKFSKHYLDILVSTTVVEVGVNVPNATFMMIYDADRFGLSTLHQLRGRVGRSEHQSYCVLIASPKTETGIERMTIMTQTTDGFELSERDLEMRGPGDFFGVKQSGLPDFLVANVVEDYRMLEVARDEAAELIQSGQFFQQPYTHLKQFIQRNLLHTSFD, translated from the coding sequence ATGGCAAAAGTGCACTTAATCGAAAGTCCATATACTTTAGATAAAATCAAAGGTATTGGTCCTAAACGATTAACACTATTAGAAGAATTAAATATACATACTGTTGAAGGTTTGGTTCTATATCTACCAACTCGCTATGAAGATAATACAGTTATTGACTTGAACCAAGCAGAGAATCAATCAACAGTTACTGTACAAGGTGAGGTTTATTCACCACCAACAGTAGCTTTTTTTGGTCGTAATAAATCTAAGTTAACGGTTCATCTTATGGTTAATAATATCGCTGTGAAATGTATTTTCTTTAATCAACCTTATTTAAAGAAGAAAATAGAATTACATGGTGTTGTAACGGTCAAAGGCAAATGGAATCGCAGTAAACAAGAAATTAATGGCAATCGAATGTTTTTTAATGATCAAACGGTGCAAGATGACGTCCAATTGGAACCCGTATATCGTATTAAAGAAGGAATTAAACAAAAGCAACTTCGAGATAATATTAGACAGGCATTGGAAGATGTTGTAATACATGAATGGTTATCTGATGAATTAAGAGAAAAATATAAATTAGAGACTTTAGAATATACGTTACGTACACTTCATCATCCTAAAGACAAACAAAATTTATTGAAAGCACGTCGGACATATGCTTTTACCGAATTATTTATGTTTGAGTTACGTATGCAATGGTTGAATCGTCTTGAAAAAACGTCTGATGAAGCGATAGAAATCAATTATGATATTCACAAAGTTAAAAATTTTATTGATAGCTTACCTTTTGAGTTAACTGATGCCCAAAAATTAAGTGTCAACGAAATATTTAGAGATTTAAAGGCACCTATTCGAATGCATCGTCTTTTGCAAGGTGATGTCGGATCAGGTAAGACTGTTGTAGCAGCAATATGTATGTATGCATTAAAAACTGCGGGTTATCAATCAGCATTAATGGTTCCTACAGAAATATTAGCAGAGCAACATGCTGAAAGCTTAATAGAATTATTCGGTGATTCTATGAATGTTGCGCTGTTGACGAGTTCTGTAAAAGGAAAAAAACGTCGCATTTTATTGGAGCAATTAGAGAATGGAACGATTGATTGCTTAATAGGTACTCATGCATTAATTCAAGACGATGTAATTTTTGAAAATATAGGATTAGTTATTACAGATGAGCAACATCGATTTGGTGTAAATCAGCGTCAGATGTTAAGAGAAAAAGGTGCAATGACTAATGTCTTATTTATGACAGCGACACCTATTCCGCGTACATTAGCTATATCAGTATTCGGAGAAATGGATGTATCGTCTATAAAACAGTTACCTAAAGGTCGTAAGCCTATTATTACTAATTGGGCAAAACATGAACAATACAATCAAGTCTTATCTCAAATGACGAATGAACTGAAAAAAGGTAGACAAGCTTATGTCATATGTCCACTAATTGAAAGCTCAGAACACCTGGAAGATGTACAAAACGTTGTTGCTATATATGAATCACTTCAACAGGTGTACGGAAATAAAAAAGTAGGTTTATTACATGGAAAGTTAACTGCTGAAGAAAAAGATGACGTGATGCAAAAATTTAGTAAGCACTATTTAGATATTTTAGTTTCAACAACTGTTGTAGAAGTAGGAGTAAATGTACCAAATGCAACATTCATGATGATTTACGATGCCGATCGATTTGGTTTATCAACGCTACACCAATTGCGTGGACGAGTGGGTAGAAGTGAACATCAAAGTTATTGTGTGCTTATTGCTTCACCTAAAACTGAGACAGGTATTGAGAGAATGACAATTATGACCCAAACCACTGATGGTTTTGAATTAAGCGAAAGAGATCTAGAGATGAGAGGACCAGGAGACTTCTTTGGGGTTAAACAAAGTGGTTTACCGGACTTCCTCGTTGCAAATGTAGTCGAAGATTATCGCATGTTAGAAGTTGCAAGAGATGAAGCAGCCGAACTCATTCAATCCGGCCAATTCTTCCAACAACCATACACACACCTCAAACAATTCATCCAACGAAACCTCTTACACACCAGTTTTGATTAG
- the fapR gene encoding transcription factor FapR has translation MRGESVKLKKDERRIAIQNTIKVNPFITDYELCEKFDVSIQTIRLDRTHLNIPELRKRIKLVAEQNYDQIKSIEANEIIGDLIQVDPDVKAQSLIEITEDSVFAKTQIARGHVLFAQANSLCVALIHNPTVLTQESQVEFIEKVKLNDTVRIEAKVIEKTNKHYMIEVKSYVKEKLVFKGKFKMFYTSEDEWNG, from the coding sequence ATGAGGGGTGAGAGTGTGAAATTAAAGAAAGATGAACGGAGAATAGCTATCCAAAATACTATAAAAGTGAACCCCTTCATTACTGATTATGAACTCTGTGAAAAGTTTGATGTGAGTATTCAAACTATTCGTTTAGATCGCACACATTTAAATATTCCTGAATTGCGTAAAAGAATTAAACTTGTAGCCGAGCAGAATTACGATCAAATTAAATCGATTGAAGCAAATGAGATAATAGGGGATTTAATTCAAGTAGATCCTGATGTTAAAGCTCAATCACTGATAGAAATCACTGAAGATTCGGTTTTCGCTAAAACGCAGATTGCTAGAGGACATGTTCTTTTTGCACAAGCTAATTCTTTGTGTGTTGCACTCATACATAATCCAACAGTTCTGACACAAGAAAGTCAGGTTGAATTTATAGAAAAAGTGAAACTTAATGATACAGTAAGAATAGAAGCTAAAGTTATCGAAAAGACAAACAAGCATTATATGATTGAAGTGAAATCTTATGTTAAAGAGAAACTAGTATTTAAAGGTAAATTTAAAATGTTCTATACAAGTGAGGATGAATGGAATGGTTAA
- a CDS encoding excalibur calcium-binding domain-containing protein: MYRVKKKYPHGVKKGHPAYQPKLDRDKDNYACEVN, from the coding sequence TTGTACAGAGTTAAGAAAAAATATCCACACGGTGTTAAAAAAGGTCATCCTGCCTATCAACCAAAACTAGACAGAGATAAAGATAATTATGCGTGTGAAGTGAACTAA
- the plsX gene encoding phosphate acyltransferase PlsX: MVKIAVDMMGGDDAPGIVLDAVKKVVEDFKDLEIILFGDKTQYNLNHERIEFRHCSERIEMEDEPVRAIKRKKDSSMVKMAEAVKSGEADGCVSAGNTGALMSAGLFIVGRIKGVARPALVVTLPTVDGKGFLFLDVGANADAKAEHLLQYAQLGNIYAQKIRGIQTPSVSLLNIGTEAAKGNTLTKKAFELFEKDHSFNFQGNIEAKTLMDGNTDVVVTDGYTGNMVLKNLEGTAKSIGKMLKETVMGNFKNKLAGAVLKKDLATFAKKMDYSEYGGSVLLGLDGTVVKAHGSSNAKAFYSAIRQAKIAGEENIVQTMRGTVGGKDE; this comes from the coding sequence ATGGTTAAAATCGCAGTAGACATGATGGGCGGAGATGACGCACCAGGTATTGTATTAGATGCTGTTAAAAAGGTTGTAGAAGACTTTAAAGATTTAGAAATAATTCTTTTTGGAGATAAAACACAGTATAACTTAAATCATGAGCGTATAGAGTTTAGACATTGTTCTGAGAGAATAGAAATGGAAGATGAGCCTGTACGAGCAATTAAACGTAAAAAAGATAGTTCAATGGTAAAAATGGCAGAAGCAGTTAAATCAGGTGAAGCAGATGGATGCGTTTCAGCAGGCAACACAGGTGCATTGATGTCAGCAGGTTTATTTATTGTTGGTCGTATAAAAGGCGTAGCAAGACCGGCATTAGTGGTAACATTACCGACTGTAGATGGTAAAGGATTTCTGTTTTTAGATGTAGGCGCTAATGCAGATGCTAAAGCTGAACATCTATTACAATATGCGCAACTCGGTAATATTTATGCACAAAAAATTCGTGGCATTCAAACGCCTTCAGTTTCATTACTTAATATTGGTACAGAAGCTGCAAAAGGAAATACTTTAACTAAAAAGGCATTTGAATTATTTGAAAAAGATCATTCATTTAATTTCCAAGGTAACATTGAAGCTAAAACTTTAATGGATGGCAATACAGATGTTGTAGTTACTGATGGTTACACTGGAAATATGGTTCTTAAAAATTTAGAAGGTACGGCTAAATCTATTGGTAAAATGCTTAAAGAAACAGTTATGGGTAACTTTAAAAATAAATTAGCAGGTGCTGTTCTTAAAAAAGATTTAGCTACATTTGCCAAGAAAATGGATTATTCAGAATATGGAGGTTCAGTCCTACTTGGTTTAGATGGAACAGTTGTAAAAGCACATGGTAGTTCTAATGCTAAAGCTTTTTATTCAGCCATTAGACAAGCAAAAATTGCCGGTGAAGAAAATATTGTACAAACTATGAGAGGAACGGTAGGTGGTAAAGATGAGTAA
- the rpe gene encoding ribulose-phosphate 3-epimerase — MVKVLPSLLSVDFLNLKEELNQLKKANVDGLHFDVMDGQFVPNISIGIPILDAVRSQTNLPIDVHLMIEKPENYIELFAKHGADMISVHIEATPHIHRVIEQIKQLNKKAGVVINPGTPVEVIIPILGIVDYILVMTVNPGFGGQSFIDQCVTKIEQLNQLKHENQLTFDIEVDGGINDKTSKLCVELGATMLVTGSYFFKQKDYAKVTAMLKGC; from the coding sequence ATGGTTAAAGTTTTGCCTTCACTTTTATCAGTGGACTTTTTAAATTTAAAAGAAGAGCTCAATCAATTAAAAAAAGCGAATGTTGACGGTTTACACTTTGATGTCATGGATGGTCAATTTGTACCAAATATTTCAATTGGCATACCGATATTAGATGCCGTAAGAAGCCAAACCAATTTACCTATTGATGTGCATTTAATGATCGAAAAGCCTGAAAATTATATTGAACTATTTGCAAAGCATGGTGCAGACATGATTTCTGTGCATATTGAAGCAACACCACATATCCATCGTGTTATTGAACAAATTAAGCAATTAAACAAAAAAGCAGGTGTAGTTATCAATCCAGGGACACCTGTGGAAGTAATAATTCCTATATTAGGTATTGTGGATTATATATTAGTGATGACAGTTAATCCAGGATTCGGTGGTCAATCATTTATTGATCAGTGTGTGACTAAAATCGAGCAACTGAATCAGCTCAAACACGAGAACCAACTAACGTTTGATATAGAGGTAGACGGTGGTATTAATGATAAGACAAGTAAACTTTGTGTCGAACTAGGTGCAACAATGTTAGTTACAGGTTCTTATTTCTTTAAACAAAAGGACTACGCTAAAGTAACTGCTATGCTGAAAGGGTGCTAA
- a CDS encoding thiamine diphosphokinase yields MKVNLLCSKRLLPHQLLYHRKEEDWAGIDRGALVLLEQGIKPVFSVGDFDSVNDEERHILKEQLNIRPVKAEKDDTDLALGVEQAVQCGYSDIHIFGATGGRLDHFMGVIQILQKPQYINQRIHFKVIDERNEIKLLNVGIHKVEKNSSYPYISFIPLCEDVVISLKDFKYNLNHEHLNVGSTLTISNEVESNTATIIVERGRVLQMRSSD; encoded by the coding sequence ATGAAAGTTAACTTATTATGTTCAAAACGTTTGTTACCTCATCAACTCTTGTATCATAGAAAAGAAGAAGATTGGGCAGGTATCGATAGAGGTGCATTAGTTCTCCTTGAACAAGGAATTAAACCTGTTTTTTCAGTGGGAGATTTTGATTCTGTCAATGACGAAGAACGTCATATATTGAAAGAACAACTCAATATTCGTCCTGTTAAAGCTGAAAAGGATGATACTGATTTAGCACTAGGAGTAGAGCAAGCTGTTCAATGCGGTTATAGTGATATACATATTTTTGGTGCTACGGGTGGAAGATTAGATCATTTTATGGGTGTAATTCAAATTTTGCAAAAACCGCAGTATATTAATCAGCGTATTCATTTTAAAGTTATAGATGAAAGGAACGAAATTAAATTACTAAATGTAGGAATTCATAAAGTAGAAAAGAATAGTAGTTATCCTTATATATCATTCATACCTCTTTGTGAAGATGTAGTGATATCATTAAAAGACTTTAAATATAATTTAAATCATGAACATTTAAACGTAGGTTCAACATTAACTATTTCAAATGAAGTTGAATCAAACACAGCAACTATTATAGTTGAGAGAGGGCGCGTTTTACAGATGCGTAGTAGTGATTAA
- the rpmB gene encoding 50S ribosomal protein L28 has translation MGKQCYVTGRKASTGNHRSHALNANKRRWNANLQKVRILVDGKPKKVWVSARALKSGKVTRV, from the coding sequence ATGGGTAAACAATGTTACGTAACAGGTCGTAAAGCTTCGACTGGTAATCATCGTTCACACGCTTTAAATGCGAACAAACGCAGATGGAACGCTAACCTTCAAAAAGTTAGAATCCTAGTAGACGGTAAACCTAAAAAAGTTTGGGTTTCTGCACGTGCTTTAAAATCTGGTAAAGTTACTAGAGTTTAA
- the rsgA gene encoding ribosome small subunit-dependent GTPase A — translation MKSGRIVKLISGVYKVDVNGVRYDTKPRGLFRKKKFSPVVGDIVDFEEQNSQEGYIHYVHERNNELKRPPVSNIDQLVIVMSAVEPQFSTQLLDRFLVIAHSYHLKPRILITKRDLASQQEKEEINAALTVYSNIGYPTQFVGKEDDKLSIVNKWHKGLIVLSGQSGVGKTTFLNHCHPHLNLATNNISKSLNRGKHTTRHVELYDRDNGYIADTPGFSALDFNHIEKEDLKDYFIEIQAASESCKFRNCNHIKEPHCNVKSEVTERKIAKFRYHHYLQLYNEISNRRVRY, via the coding sequence TTGAAGTCTGGTCGAATCGTAAAATTAATTAGTGGTGTATATAAAGTAGATGTAAATGGAGTACGATACGACACTAAACCACGTGGATTATTTAGAAAGAAGAAATTTTCCCCAGTTGTTGGTGATATCGTTGATTTTGAAGAACAAAATAGTCAAGAAGGATATATTCACTATGTTCATGAAAGAAACAATGAACTTAAACGCCCTCCAGTAAGTAATATAGATCAACTAGTCATTGTTATGAGTGCAGTTGAGCCACAATTTTCGACGCAATTATTAGATCGATTTCTAGTTATTGCACATTCATATCATCTTAAACCAAGAATATTGATAACAAAGCGTGATTTAGCCTCACAACAAGAAAAAGAGGAAATTAATGCAGCTTTAACAGTTTATAGTAATATTGGATATCCAACGCAATTTGTTGGTAAAGAAGACGATAAGCTATCAATCGTAAATAAATGGCATAAGGGTTTAATTGTCTTAAGTGGTCAATCTGGAGTAGGAAAAACGACATTTTTGAATCATTGTCATCCTCACTTGAATTTAGCGACTAATAATATTTCTAAGTCACTTAACCGTGGTAAACATACGACAAGACATGTAGAACTTTATGATAGAGATAATGGTTATATTGCTGATACACCAGGCTTTAGTGCATTAGATTTTAATCATATTGAGAAAGAAGATTTGAAGGATTATTTTATCGAAATTCAAGCAGCAAGTGAAAGTTGTAAATTTCGCAATTGCAATCATATTAAAGAACCTCATTGTAACGTGAAATCTGAGGTGACAGAAAGAAAAATTGCTAAATTTAGATATCATCATTATTTACAGTTATATAATGAAATCTCTAACAGAAGGGTACGATATTAG
- the fakA gene encoding fatty acid kinase catalytic subunit FakA, whose translation MISKINGKLFADMIIQGAQNLSNNADLVDSLNVYPVPDGDTGTNMNLTITSGREEVETNLSQNIGELGKTFSKGLLMGARGNSGVILSQLFRGFCKNIETETEIDVQQFAESFQAGVETAYKAVMKPVEGTILTVAKDAANAAIDKASQVKDCVELMEHVIQVASDSLDNTPNLLAVLKEVGVVDSGGKGLLCVYEGFLKGLKGEKIEAQTPKLDTDSFVNDDHDFHGVINTEDIVYGYCTEMMVRFGKNKKPFDEQEFRNDMSQFGDSLLVINDDEIVKVHVHTEHPGNVFNYGQKYGELIKLKVENMREQHREVIRKEQDGQLHQKHAEPQTVESAVITISMGEGISELFTSMGATHIISGGQTMNPSTEDIVNVIEQSQCKRAIILPNNKNILMASEQAASIVEAETVVIPTKSIPQGITALFQYDEGSSLEENKNHMETALDTVQSGSVTFAVRDTKIDGIEIKTDEYMGLAEDKIVTSDADQLSAVQGLLNKLLDEDSEILTMIIGEEADQEITNQLLTWIEAKYPDVEVEEHEGGQPIYQYFFAVE comes from the coding sequence ATGATTAGCAAAATTAATGGTAAATTATTTGCCGATATGATTATACAAGGGGCACAAAATTTATCAAATAATGCAGATTTAGTGGATTCATTAAACGTATATCCTGTTCCAGACGGAGACACAGGAACAAATATGAATTTAACTATTACTTCTGGACGTGAGGAAGTAGAAACTAATTTATCTCAAAATATTGGAGAACTAGGTAAAACATTTTCCAAGGGATTACTAATGGGAGCTCGTGGTAATTCTGGAGTCATTCTTTCTCAATTATTTAGAGGTTTTTGTAAAAACATTGAGACCGAAACGGAAATTGATGTTCAGCAGTTTGCAGAAAGTTTTCAAGCAGGTGTTGAAACAGCATATAAAGCGGTAATGAAACCAGTTGAAGGTACCATCTTAACAGTGGCCAAAGATGCTGCAAATGCTGCAATTGATAAAGCAAGCCAAGTTAAAGATTGTGTTGAATTAATGGAACATGTGATTCAAGTCGCTAGTGATTCTCTAGATAATACGCCAAACTTATTAGCAGTACTTAAAGAAGTTGGTGTCGTGGATAGCGGTGGTAAAGGGTTACTATGCGTTTATGAAGGGTTCTTAAAAGGTTTAAAAGGTGAAAAGATTGAAGCACAAACGCCTAAACTTGATACTGACTCGTTCGTTAATGATGATCACGACTTTCATGGAGTGATTAATACTGAAGACATCGTCTATGGCTATTGTACTGAAATGATGGTACGTTTTGGCAAGAACAAAAAGCCTTTTGATGAACAAGAATTTCGTAATGATATGTCTCAATTTGGTGATTCATTATTAGTTATCAATGATGATGAAATTGTTAAAGTTCATGTACATACTGAACATCCTGGGAATGTATTTAATTATGGTCAAAAGTATGGTGAGTTAATAAAACTTAAAGTTGAAAATATGCGCGAGCAACATAGAGAAGTCATCCGAAAAGAACAAGATGGACAATTACATCAAAAGCATGCTGAACCTCAAACTGTAGAGTCTGCAGTTATCACAATTTCTATGGGTGAAGGTATTTCAGAATTATTTACATCAATGGGTGCTACGCACATCATTAGTGGTGGTCAGACGATGAATCCTTCAACAGAAGATATAGTTAACGTAATAGAACAATCACAATGTAAACGTGCAATTATTTTACCTAATAATAAAAATATTTTAATGGCTAGTGAACAAGCAGCAAGTATTGTAGAGGCAGAAACAGTTGTTATTCCTACAAAATCAATACCTCAAGGTATTACTGCGCTATTCCAATATGATGAAGGCTCTTCATTAGAGGAAAATAAAAATCATATGGAAACAGCTTTAGATACGGTTCAATCTGGATCAGTAACGTTTGCTGTAAGAGATACTAAAATTGATGGTATTGAAATCAAAACAGATGAATATATGGGATTAGCTGAAGATAAGATTGTTACCAGCGATGCAGATCAGTTGAGTGCAGTTCAAGGTCTATTAAATAAGTTGCTTGACGAAGATAGTGAGATTTTAACTATGATTATAGGTGAAGAAGCTGATCAAGAGATAACTAATCAATTATTAACCTGGATTGAAGCTAAATATCCAGACGTAGAAGTGGAAGAACACGAAGGTGGACAGCCGATTTATCAATATTTCTTTGCTGTTGAATAA
- the fabD gene encoding ACP S-malonyltransferase — MSKTAIIFPGQGAQKVGMASDLYNEDQHSTYILNQAQEAMDFDILETMFTDKEGKLGETQNTQPALLTHSIVLLEALNDISVDYTMGHSLGEYSSLVASGVLSFDDAVKIVRKRGELMAQAFPNGVGSMAAVLGLDFDDVDKICKDLSTKDELIEPANINSPGQIVVSGHKNLIDKLVEEGKSLGAKRVLPLAVSGPFHSSMMSVIEEDFAAYINQFEWHNAKFPVVQNYNAQGETDKEVIKHNIVKQLYSPVQFIKSTEWLIDQGVEHFVEIGSGKVLSGLIKKINRDVKTTSIQTLKDVKGWNENE, encoded by the coding sequence ATGAGTAAAACAGCAATCATTTTCCCAGGTCAAGGTGCTCAAAAAGTTGGTATGGCTAGCGATTTATATAATGAGGATCAACATTCAACATATATCTTAAATCAAGCACAAGAAGCGATGGATTTTGATATATTAGAAACGATGTTTACTGATAAAGAAGGAAAATTAGGTGAAACACAGAACACTCAACCTGCACTTTTAACGCATAGTATTGTTTTATTAGAAGCATTAAACGATATTAGTGTTGATTATACTATGGGACACAGTTTAGGTGAATATTCAAGTTTAGTTGCGAGTGGTGTTCTATCTTTTGATGATGCAGTTAAGATTGTACGTAAACGCGGAGAGTTAATGGCTCAAGCTTTTCCAAATGGTGTAGGGAGCATGGCTGCAGTTCTTGGATTAGATTTTGATGATGTTGATAAAATTTGTAAAGATTTATCTACTAAAGATGAATTAATTGAACCAGCTAATATCAATTCACCTGGACAAATAGTAGTTTCTGGACATAAAAATTTGATTGATAAATTAGTTGAAGAAGGTAAATCATTAGGTGCTAAACGAGTATTACCATTGGCTGTTTCAGGTCCTTTCCATTCATCAATGATGAGTGTGATAGAGGAAGACTTTGCCGCGTACATCAATCAATTTGAATGGCATAATGCGAAGTTTCCAGTGGTTCAAAACTATAATGCTCAAGGTGAAACAGATAAAGAAGTGATTAAGCATAATATAGTTAAGCAGTTGTATTCACCAGTACAATTCATAAAATCAACAGAATGGTTGATTGATCAAGGTGTAGAGCATTTTGTTGAAATTGGTTCTGGAAAAGTATTGTCAGGTTTAATTAAAAAAATTAATCGAGATGTTAAAACTACTTCAATACAAACACTTAAAGATGTGAAAGGATGGAATGAAAATGAGTAA
- a CDS encoding Asp23/Gls24 family envelope stress response protein, protein MTLEISNDYGKIDISNDVIASVVGGKAVESYGIVGMASRQQVRDGIAEILGHENYAKGIKVREENGIIDVDMYIIVSYGVKISEVASNLQSTVKYTLEKTLNVKVNSINIFVQGVRLNDTVKKA, encoded by the coding sequence ATGACATTAGAAATTTCAAATGACTACGGTAAAATTGATATTTCAAATGATGTAATCGCATCAGTAGTGGGTGGTAAAGCCGTTGAAAGTTATGGCATCGTTGGTATGGCATCAAGACAGCAAGTTAGAGATGGTATTGCGGAAATCTTAGGTCATGAAAACTATGCTAAAGGTATTAAAGTAAGAGAAGAAAACGGAATTATTGATGTAGATATGTATATTATTGTAAGTTATGGTGTGAAAATTTCTGAGGTAGCAAGCAATCTTCAATCTACTGTTAAATATACTTTGGAAAAAACACTGAATGTAAAAGTTAACTCTATTAATATTTTCGTACAAGGTGTACGTTTAAACGATACAGTCAAAAAGGCTTAG